In a genomic window of Ignavibacteria bacterium:
- a CDS encoding Glu/Leu/Phe/Val dehydrogenase, translated as MASKAKPSKAPTALFHGNNPFLDSVNAYFDKAAAIMDHPKGLLDQIRVCNSVYYMQFPVRIKGGIQVVQAWRAEHSHHKLPTKGGIRYALSVDQEEVQALAALMTYKCAVVDVPFGGGKGGIRIDPKAYTTEELERITRRYTVELIKKNFIGPSVDVPAPDYGTGPREMAWIADTYQAFAKDEINSLACVTGKPVGQGGVRGRTAATGRGLYFAVREAVNDPKLMKKLKMTTGLSDKRVIVQGFGNVGYHAAKFLAEAGSTVIGIIEWDGAIVNPKGIDIEALNAHRMKKGSITGFAGGKTIKDGNSVLEHDCDILVPAALESQIHKGNAAKIKAKIIAEGANGPITSEAEPILLKKGILVMPDMYVNAGGVVVSYFEWLKNISHVRFGRMDKRFEEGTNTRLVETVERLTGKSLTVVERNMVARGADEEDLVNSGLEDTMISSYHTIMEQYFGNPKVKDMRTAAFVSSIDKIAQSYLSLGIFP; from the coding sequence ATGGCTTCCAAAGCAAAACCGAGCAAGGCGCCAACGGCGCTCTTTCACGGAAACAACCCCTTCCTCGATTCGGTGAACGCCTATTTCGATAAGGCGGCAGCGATCATGGATCATCCTAAGGGACTCCTTGACCAGATCCGAGTGTGTAACTCGGTGTACTACATGCAATTCCCTGTGCGTATCAAGGGTGGCATTCAAGTGGTACAGGCCTGGCGGGCCGAACACAGTCACCATAAGCTGCCAACAAAGGGCGGCATTCGTTATGCATTGTCGGTTGACCAAGAAGAAGTGCAGGCACTTGCAGCACTCATGACCTATAAGTGCGCAGTGGTCGATGTTCCGTTCGGTGGCGGCAAGGGCGGTATCCGTATCGACCCTAAGGCGTACACCACAGAAGAACTTGAGCGCATCACACGCCGCTATACCGTGGAGCTGATCAAGAAGAACTTCATCGGACCATCGGTGGACGTGCCTGCTCCTGACTACGGTACCGGTCCGCGCGAAATGGCATGGATCGCAGACACGTATCAGGCGTTTGCAAAGGATGAGATCAACTCCCTTGCTTGCGTTACCGGTAAGCCGGTTGGCCAAGGTGGCGTGCGCGGCAGAACAGCCGCTACCGGTCGCGGCCTCTACTTTGCAGTTCGCGAGGCCGTGAACGATCCAAAGCTCATGAAGAAGCTGAAGATGACCACCGGGCTGTCCGACAAGCGCGTGATCGTACAAGGATTTGGCAACGTGGGATACCATGCTGCGAAATTCCTCGCCGAAGCCGGGTCTACGGTGATCGGGATCATCGAATGGGACGGCGCGATCGTCAACCCGAAGGGGATCGATATTGAAGCGCTGAATGCACACCGCATGAAGAAGGGTTCTATCACAGGCTTTGCCGGTGGCAAGACCATCAAGGATGGGAACAGTGTGCTTGAGCATGATTGTGACATCCTGGTGCCAGCAGCACTCGAGTCACAGATCCATAAGGGCAATGCAGCGAAGATCAAGGCGAAGATCATTGCCGAAGGTGCTAATGGTCCGATCACTTCCGAAGCAGAGCCGATTCTTCTTAAGAAGGGCATCTTGGTAATGCCGGACATGTATGTGAACGCCGGCGGTGTTGTGGTGTCCTACTTCGAGTGGCTCAAGAATATCTCCCACGTTCGTTTCGGACGTATGGATAAGCGCTTTGAAGAAGGCACAAACACACGTCTCGTTGAGACCGTAGAGCGTCTCACTGGTAAGTCACTTACCGTTGTGGAGCGCAACATGGTAGCACGAGGCGCTGATGAAGAGGATCTTGTGAACTCTGGTCTCGAAGACACAATGATCTCTTCGTATCACACGATCATGGAGCAGTACTTTGGAAATCCAAAGGTGAAGGACATGCGTACTGCTGCCTTTGTTAGTTCGATCGATAAGATCGCACAATCGTATCTGTCGCTCGGGATCTTCCCGTAA
- a CDS encoding immunoglobulin domain-containing protein → MRFAKLLSFLTLCFLVSPLSVIAHSGGQTGSSQAGCTPCHGGQAAATTVTLEGSRTVRSGQTGSFTFVVAHATNANAGFNVSIRQGGGNAGTLTPQFGAQNIGGELTHTTPMAMAGGSARFSFTWSAPAAHGVYTFNGAGNAVNLDGNDSDADDWNLSGGINITVTGSTFTGPAGGTTICRGNPVTYTWTQTGLTTVRLEWSKDNFATNEIIANSIDASTQTFTYNVPGTQAGGDYVVRMMDAATGLEISRGNAVTISAGPVISLQPAQNVLVCEGKPLTLTIGASGSDLQYRWRHNGVDLPGGTNAVLTINTVGQAQAGVYDCVIFGCGGNATSQQSTVTIGTKPKIVTQPTARSICETENTFFTVEATGNDLIYQWLKNGEPIPSSTGNRLNISNATLFDEGDYQVIVRGSCNPEVESAVVRLSITERPLVRIEPTDKNLKAGDSLVLTFDASGEELTYQWLRNGAFISGATQRIYRKGSIARADSGQYSCRVMNKCDTVITRNAIVKVTASTGPGKLELASTGITLTNVPSCSTVDTTITGLLINEGGSPITITSISAEPVANISVEGLTAPVTLAPNEQRDVRLKISPKTSGPLSGTVTFFASSGNRTFTVGGDAVTGLAFDNDTVVFAQGVVGDKKCNNSLPLPCAATEVRRIRVTGPGATTWTATNPQTVPFQLVSGQQRELCYETATETGDDALVTVETDAGDVSFVLTRRVISSVDEEEAPVAGIRISPNPMSEELRIVSPLLSRMSVRIVTVTGNTVALLSGSNEIIWNRRDANGSTVSPGLYVLFIEQLGSSRIEKVIVR, encoded by the coding sequence ATGAGATTCGCGAAACTTCTTTCGTTCTTGACCTTGTGTTTCTTGGTCAGCCCCTTGTCTGTGATCGCTCACTCGGGTGGACAAACAGGTTCCTCACAAGCAGGGTGCACACCTTGCCACGGGGGACAAGCTGCCGCAACAACTGTTACCCTAGAGGGATCGCGCACCGTACGATCCGGACAGACCGGGAGCTTCACGTTTGTTGTTGCCCATGCCACGAACGCCAATGCCGGTTTCAATGTGAGCATTCGTCAGGGTGGTGGCAACGCCGGGACGCTGACCCCACAGTTTGGCGCACAGAATATTGGCGGTGAGCTCACGCACACAACCCCAATGGCAATGGCCGGGGGTTCTGCACGATTTTCATTCACGTGGTCCGCTCCTGCTGCTCATGGGGTCTACACCTTTAATGGAGCAGGCAATGCCGTGAATCTCGATGGGAATGACAGCGATGCTGATGATTGGAATTTGTCGGGAGGTATCAATATCACCGTCACAGGTTCAACCTTTACTGGTCCAGCCGGTGGAACAACCATCTGCCGAGGTAATCCCGTCACATATACGTGGACACAAACCGGACTGACAACCGTGCGCCTCGAGTGGTCGAAGGACAACTTCGCTACCAACGAAATCATCGCGAATTCCATTGATGCAAGCACTCAGACGTTCACCTACAATGTCCCTGGAACACAGGCAGGTGGCGACTATGTTGTTCGAATGATGGATGCTGCAACCGGACTCGAGATCTCTCGTGGAAACGCAGTTACGATCTCTGCCGGACCCGTCATATCTCTGCAGCCTGCACAGAATGTACTTGTGTGCGAAGGGAAGCCCCTTACTCTCACGATCGGAGCGTCCGGCTCAGATCTCCAGTATCGTTGGAGACACAACGGAGTGGATCTACCGGGCGGCACGAACGCAGTACTCACGATCAACACTGTTGGTCAGGCCCAAGCGGGCGTTTATGACTGTGTCATCTTCGGATGCGGAGGGAACGCTACGTCGCAACAATCTACAGTAACGATCGGCACGAAACCGAAGATCGTCACACAGCCAACGGCGCGATCGATCTGTGAAACAGAGAACACGTTCTTTACGGTTGAAGCAACCGGGAATGACCTCATCTATCAATGGCTGAAGAACGGCGAGCCAATTCCGTCTTCAACCGGAAATCGACTCAACATCTCGAACGCAACGCTGTTTGATGAAGGTGATTATCAGGTGATCGTACGGGGCTCCTGTAATCCGGAAGTAGAGAGTGCCGTTGTTCGTCTGTCGATCACGGAACGGCCATTGGTTCGCATCGAGCCAACAGATAAGAATCTCAAGGCAGGAGATTCACTCGTTCTTACGTTTGATGCGTCCGGTGAGGAACTCACGTATCAGTGGCTACGCAATGGAGCATTCATTTCCGGAGCAACCCAGAGGATCTATCGGAAGGGATCGATAGCGCGTGCGGACTCCGGACAATACAGCTGCCGCGTGATGAACAAGTGCGATACGGTGATCACGCGTAATGCAATCGTGAAGGTCACCGCCTCCACTGGTCCCGGCAAGCTCGAACTTGCATCCACTGGGATCACATTGACCAATGTTCCGTCATGTTCAACAGTGGACACAACTATTACTGGACTCCTCATCAATGAGGGTGGCTCACCAATCACGATCACGTCCATCTCTGCGGAACCGGTGGCCAATATCTCTGTAGAGGGTCTCACAGCTCCCGTCACACTTGCTCCGAATGAGCAACGTGATGTTCGACTGAAGATCTCACCAAAGACATCCGGTCCACTTTCCGGAACAGTCACCTTCTTTGCTTCAAGCGGAAATCGGACGTTCACAGTAGGGGGCGATGCAGTTACCGGACTCGCATTTGACAACGACACAGTGGTGTTCGCTCAGGGTGTTGTTGGCGATAAGAAGTGCAATAACTCGCTTCCACTGCCATGTGCAGCAACGGAGGTTCGCCGCATCCGCGTAACGGGCCCAGGGGCAACAACGTGGACAGCAACAAATCCGCAGACCGTTCCATTCCAGCTTGTAAGTGGACAACAACGTGAACTCTGTTATGAAACGGCCACGGAGACGGGAGATGATGCGCTCGTCACGGTAGAAACCGATGCTGGCGATGTTTCATTCGTGCTTACCCGACGAGTGATCTCAAGTGTTGACGAAGAGGAGGCACCGGTAGCAGGGATCCGCATCTCGCCAAATCCGATGTCTGAAGAACTTCGCATCGTGAGCCCACTGCTAAGTCGCATGAGCGTACGCATCGTAACCGTCACAGGCAACACCGTTGCGCTCTTGAGTGGTTCGAATGAGATCATCTGGAACAGACGCGATGCAAATGGAAGCACGGTATCTCCAGGACTCTACGTTCTGTTTATTGAACAACTCGGTTCTTCGCGCATAGAGAAAGTGATCGTTCGTTAA
- a CDS encoding YceI family protein — protein sequence MRNIIASVAILLTAAGVLAAGTGIPGAQGGSKKYTLNNAVGNNGIEFVSNAPMEKITGTANGVSGSFMLDASNLEATTGRIEVPVTSMKTANSKRDDHMYSPMWLDAGAHPTITFDVKSLKDVKVETKDGKSVVTATAVGTFTVHGIAKPSTATVSIKYLAESAETKKRASGNLIMIDANFTVALADHKITGKEGIVGKSVGESIVIQAKLFANS from the coding sequence ATGCGGAACATCATCGCGTCAGTGGCCATTTTGTTGACGGCTGCGGGAGTTCTCGCTGCGGGAACGGGCATCCCCGGCGCTCAAGGAGGGTCAAAGAAGTACACTCTGAACAATGCCGTTGGGAATAACGGCATTGAATTCGTTTCCAATGCCCCAATGGAGAAGATCACCGGCACAGCCAACGGAGTATCTGGGTCGTTCATGCTGGATGCTTCGAACCTAGAGGCAACAACGGGGCGTATTGAGGTGCCAGTAACCTCGATGAAGACCGCCAATTCAAAGCGTGATGACCATATGTACAGCCCGATGTGGCTAGACGCGGGCGCTCATCCAACCATCACGTTTGACGTGAAGTCGCTTAAGGACGTTAAGGTCGAAACTAAGGACGGGAAGAGCGTCGTAACAGCAACGGCGGTTGGAACCTTTACGGTTCATGGGATCGCCAAGCCATCCACGGCTACCGTCAGCATAAAGTACCTTGCAGAATCGGCCGAGACAAAGAAGCGTGCCAGCGGAAATCTGATCATGATCGATGCGAATTTCACCGTTGCCCTAGCCGACCACAAGATCACCGGGAAAGAAGGAATCGTTGGTAAGAGCGTGGGCGAATCGATCGTGATCCAAGCCAAACTCTTCGCAAATTCTTAA